A DNA window from Sporosarcina sp. ANT_H38 contains the following coding sequences:
- a CDS encoding transaldolase family protein, which yields MKYLIDSTNELEIAQALEMGVVGVTANPTLYAKGNVNYYEFIKKYSKKNILLTAEVIGTDFEEMVDEVNLLTEISNGEIIIKLNYSALGLKLANYLHQKGIKTAMTLVFDVNQAMLSLNANADYLFLFVARNEELGIDGLEFVRNVSTIIQSKGYEAKVVASSIRTKFQLQEVALYADYIAVPFQLIDGSFHHPLTILGVETFEIDMKKVLEVD from the coding sequence GTGAAATATTTAATTGATTCTACAAATGAATTAGAAATTGCGCAAGCATTAGAGATGGGAGTTGTGGGCGTTACAGCAAATCCAACCTTATATGCTAAAGGAAATGTTAACTACTATGAATTTATAAAAAAATATAGCAAGAAAAATATCTTGCTCACTGCAGAAGTGATAGGCACCGATTTTGAAGAGATGGTAGATGAAGTTAATTTACTTACCGAAATTTCAAATGGCGAAATCATTATCAAATTAAACTATTCAGCCCTAGGTTTGAAATTAGCTAATTATTTGCATCAAAAGGGAATCAAGACGGCTATGACATTAGTTTTTGATGTGAATCAGGCCATGTTGTCCTTAAATGCTAACGCAGATTATTTATTTCTTTTTGTTGCCAGGAATGAAGAACTTGGAATAGATGGATTAGAATTTGTACGGAATGTCTCAACGATTATTCAATCAAAAGGGTATGAAGCAAAGGTTGTGGCGTCCAGCATTCGAACTAAGTTTCAGCTCCAAGAAGTAGCACTTTACGCTGACTATATAGCCGTGCCATTTCAATTAATAGATGGTAGTTTCCATCATCCCTTAACGATATTGGGAGTAGAAACGTTTGAAATAGACATGAAGAAAGTTTTGGAGGTTGACTAA